GCCGCACGCCCGGCCTGCGCCGCGAGGAAGTGGCGCAGCTGTCCGGCATCGGGGTCACCTGGTACACCTGGCTCGAACAAGGCAGGCAGATCAACGTCAGCGTGCAGGTGCTGGACGCGGTCGCACGCACGCTGGCCCTCGACGACGCCGAGCGGGCGCACCTGTACCGGCTGGCCGAAGTGCCGACGGTGCCGAACGCGCACACGAACAGCGCACTGCCCGAGGAGATGCAGACCATCCTCGACCATCTTGTGCCGCTGCCCGCCGCACTGCTCAGCGCGCGCTACGACATGCTGGCCTACAACGCCGCCTACGAGGCGCTGTGCCCCGGTTTCCTGGTGGGGGAGCGCAATGTCGCGCGCCTCGTGTTCATGACGCCGCAGTGCTGCAACACCTACCGGCACAGCTGGGACGACCTGCGCCGCATGGTCGCCTACCTGCGCGGGGCGTACGCGAAGAACCTCGACGATCCGAGCTGGCAGCAGTTCATCGAGGAAATGTGCACCGAGAGTGCCGATTTCGCGACCCTGTGGGCGCGCAACGACGTCGCGGTGCCGAACAAGCGGATCAAACAGATCCGCCATCTCGCCGTCGGCGATCTGGAAATGTTCGTCACCAGCATGTCGCTGCCCGCCGTGCAGGGCGCATGGGTGCAGATCTACACACCGACCGACGAAACCCAGTGGGCGCAACTGCATGCGCTGCTCGCGATGAGCAAGGAGGAACAGCAGCGGCCGTGGATCGAGCACCGCGAGCGCTACCACGCCCCCGCCGCGGCCGGCTGAGTTTCGGGTCGGTACTACGGTAATCCGCCCGTATCGCCGTCCCGCGGCTCCTCCGAGATGCGGAGCTGAGCGAGGTCGGCCTCGAGTTCGGCCCCGGAATCGGTGCTGACCGGCCGTGTTTCGGCGGTGAACCGGACATTTCTCGCCGTCCGGATACACGCCGGTGATGCGGATGTCGTACCAACCCGTCAAAGCGAGTCGTCGGCGGCTCCCGCGGCCAGGCGTTGCAGTTCGGCGAGGGCGTGTGCCTGACGCTCGGTGTCGCTGGCCTCGACGACCCCCGAGAGCCGATCGGCGGGGAAATCGCGGCAGCGGGCCAGTGCGGTCGTGGCGGGTTGCCCGGCGAGATAGGCGTCGCTGAAACGCGATTGCCACAGTCCGGCAGCGATCTGTCCGGTCCGCCCCGCGTCGGCTCGTGGCAGGTAGCCGCCGGCCTCTCCGGTGGCGGCGGCCCACAGATAGCCGACCACGGCGGCGTCGATCCGGACCGGGAGATAGCGGATGGGGGCATCGGTGTCGTCGGCATACGTCCGCAACGGAACACTGTGCAACGGTCCCCACCCGTCCCGCCGGTCCGCCGGGGTGCCGTCGGGATAGGCGCCGTCCTGGACGAGCGGTCCGTCACCGAGGGGTGGCCCGTCGGGGTTGAGCCGGTCCCACAGTTCGGCCAGATCCGATGCGCCGCCGTGCCTGACGCCGGGTGGAATCGCACCGGCGACCGCGTCTTCGGGTGCGCCGACCCACTCCTGGACCGCCTCCTGCGGTGTGCGGCCGCGCCGGGCCGCGTCTTCGAGCCGCCGTTCCCAGACGAGCAGACAGTCCAGATCGTCAGCGGCCGTGGCGAGATGGCGTTCGAAGCCCGCGGCGTAATGGTCGACCGAGGCCCACAGATAGCCGATCAGCATGCCCTGCCGATGCACGGGCAGGTAGGTGACGGCGCGGCGGGTCCAGCGACTGTAGGCGGTCGGGGTTCCGGTCATGCTTGCTCCGATGTAGCGATAGCGGATTCCTTTGTCGGCGCAGGGCCTCCGGGATACGAGGCAGGACATAGTCGGGTCGGGGCTGGCTACGCGCTGCCACCACGATGCGCGCTACTGCCGTCGAAACGTCCGTCAGTCGACGACCGGCTACGCGAGACCCGGTACGCCTCGACGGCAGCAGGCCACCGCGCAGCGATTTCCAAGAACCTGTCGGCCGGCCACCCGGCGGCGACGAACTCCGTGGCTCCGGAAGGCACGTCGATCTTGTTCAGTATATCGAAAATGGCGTTGTTCACCGCCGACCTGGAAAGGCTCCCGAGGCCCTTGTTCGCTAGATGGGCGCTGATATTCTCATATCCGACATTAAAGTGATTATTGCGATTCTCGTAAAGGTACTCGAAAATCTCCTTCGCGAGATTCGGGCGGGCCCGCCCCATCCGATTCGACCACTGTGCGGGACCACCAGACGTCATGAACTCGGCGATAGCGACCCGGTCGAGCCGCCCCTGACCCCGCAGCCGATACGCCAACGCGGCGAGTGTAGCCCTCGGGTCCGGATTATCGCGTACAGGATCCTTGACCCAGTGGGACCTGGGGATCCCAGCTCTCGCCAGTAGCTCGAAGACAGCTATGGCGACCATATCCGAGGATATGCTCCCGAGGACCTCGCCGTCCACTTCTGCGCCAGTCAGGGCGATGGCAACTTCTTTATAATATTCTTTATTCGGCGTCGCAATGTTCGGGTGGTCCCGAAAATGTGCGAACACTGCCCGCTCCAGGCGCCTCGCACGCAGAGGTAGGATATCCAGCCTGCCTTGATCGATGTAACCCGGATAATTCCTGGCGAAAATTTCTATCTGCATTCCTTTGCTTGTACCCCTTACGAGCCGAAACTCGACTCGCGCGGATGCGTACGCGGCCTGCACGCAGGCGTCCACCTGTGTCTTTCTCAGATCGGGAAATCCGCTTTCCTTGAGGTGATCCAGTATGTCCTGATTCGTGTAACCCCGGATGATGCAGTGGGCTACCCAGCTTTCCAGATCGGCGCGAGTGCCGGCAGGCGGCGCGTCGGTGTGGTCCCCACCGAGTGGCGCCCCGCTGTGGGCAAAGGACCCAGCCGTGTCGTACTCCTCGGCGGACGCCCCTGTTGCGGCTGCGGTCAGCGGAGTCGGGTGATGGATCTCGATTCGCGTGGGCGGAACCTCCGACAGGTACCCGATCAAATATTCCGCAGCGTTTTGAATGTCGCCCTCGAACGTTTGCACCCATTGCCCCGAATTACCGCCGTCCCCATAATTCGCGGTGACCAAGCCGTTCCCAGTAACAGTGAGCAGCAGAGTTCCGGCATCGTCGGTGATATGAACGAGAGTGCCGGGCGAATATATACCGAATTCAGCGTCGAATCGGAAATTATTCGGAAACTCCGCAGGGCTGCCGTGGAATACTTCGACGTGCGGCCCGCTTTGCCCGTCCGACTCCGGATAACTGCCCGATTCGAGGCCCGCCGAGTAACCCATACCGTCCTCGGTAGGTGGCGCACCGATCAGCGCCTCGTTGAGGACGCGCACACCGTCGTTCGAGAAACGCGCCAGAGTTCGCACAAGCCCGTCATCGTTGTACACGATCGCAAGCAGCGAACGACTACGCGCGATGGGATGGTCCGCCAAAGCGTGGTCGCCGGTCTTCGGATCATGCACCCATAGCTCTTCGTCCTGCTTGTAGAGCACCACGGCATGCGCACCGATGCGGCGAGCAGCCGGATCGCCATGGACATCGACGACAAGACTCAAAGCGCGAGGTCCGAGAATACGAAGTTCGGCTACCACGCCCGCCAGCGAGCCGACCGGTTGCAACGGTGCGGCAGCGGCGTCTACAAAATCCTCACCACGCATACCGGACAACCCGACACTCACCTCTGACGGCCGAATCGGTGTGTCGGGATTCTTGTTCGCGGCGTACCGGAGAGCCAATGGCCCACAGTTTCCGCGAGCATTCGACGTGCCGGACTCCGAGACATACGCTGCAGACCCGTCCTCAACAGCGGCACCACGCTCCCGCTCCATCGGCGGTGCCGCGGATTCGTCCGGCGCAGCGGCGAATACGTGGTCGATGTAGTCGGCTTCGTCCGGCAGCCCGGTATGAAGATCCGCGACCAAGTCCTTGCCCGGATACGCGGCGCGCACCGCCGCCACCGTGCGCGGGTCCAACCGTGCGACCATAGCCAGCGCGGCCTGTGGGGACGGAGCGTGCCACACCGCCGCGGCGTAGGCACCGACTTCCGACGGGTCCTCGATACGCAGCAACGCCGGTGTGTCAGTGAGCAACTCGACGTCCGGCTCCCCGCCCGACGGCCGCTCGACCGGCCGCGCCTGCGCCGCGGTCAAGCGCTGTTGTTCGCCGGGTTCCACCACGGCTTTCAGGACGGTGACGGTGGGGTCGGACTGATCCACCTCGATGATTCGGTAGCGCGTGTTGCGCGCCAACACGAGTTCGTTCTGGTGTGGGTAATCACCATCTTTGCCGATGTAGATCCCGCGTGTTCCGGGCGGCACGATCAATTCCAGCCGGAATTTGATGACACGACTCTTGTGTACCGTTTCCGCGGTTATCGACGTGGACAGCAGGGCGGGCTCCACTTGGGACCCGCCGGGCAGGAGGGTGAGATCCTGCCTGTCGCCGAGCGGGGTGCCGTCTTGGGTGAGCAGGAAGTCGATGTCCTCGAGCGCGCGCAGCACACGAATCGGCTGTGTCAGCGGCAGCGGCCGGTCGGTCGCGAGGTCCAGCAGGGCGATATGATCCCGAATGGCTTTGGGGCTCCAGGGAACTTGGAAATATTCCTGGTAGTACTCGTTGAACTCGCGGTACTGGTCGGCGTCGGCGCGGATCTCATCCCAGCGCGCCGCGGCGCGTGGATCGGCGAGGATCTCGTCGAGCATCAGCAGTTCCCGCGATTCGGCCTCGGTGCGGTCGGATGCGCTGCGCAGCGCGTTACGGCGGGCCCGCAGCAGGACGACATTCAGGTTCGGCCGGTGGGTCGGGTTCACGCATTCTTCGATTTCGGCATGGTGCCGCAATCGGTTGAACTGTTCGATGAGCTCGTCGTCCGAGAAATGCCGCAGAATGTCGTTGGTGTGCTGGGATTCCTCGTACGCGCGCAGCGCGACCTGCTGCTCGCGCGGCAGGTCGTCCCAGCGGCGCAGTTGGTGGGAGCCGAAGTTGGCGCCGGCCTCGTCGGTGTCGAATATGCGTACGCCGTTTTCGTCGATACGGCCTTGGTTCTCCGTATCCGGCCCCACCTCGGCCTGCACCCGGAAGCCGGCACCGTCCGGGTAAATGCCGGTGATGTGCAGCGGCGAGTCGTGCGGCAGCAGCATCTTCGGATGGGTGGCGTCGCCGAACAGCATGATCTGCGGCTGCCCGGCGACGGCGGAGAACAATGTCTGTGCATCATCGGAATCGGAGAAAAGCAGGCCGCGGGCCCCGGGGCGCACGGTCAGCTCGAGCCGGTGCCGAGTCTGTTGTGGGGGCGCCGAATCCGCGAGAGCGCCGACGGTGAGGGCTGGCCGCCGGACCGTGGTACCGATCGCTGCGGAATGAAGAAGTGGATCCGACGGCAGGAGATCGAGAGTATCCAGATCGTGCACTATGTACAACTGCTTCGTGATCGATAGTGGTTTGTCTATCAACGCACTCACCATCTGGGCACGTCGCCGGAACGCGTCGAGATCGAATGGCCGCCCGAACCGGTCGTGGAAGTGCGCGTCCAGTTCGGCGCGAAGGCCCTCGGCGTTCAGATCTTCCAGCTGTTCCGCCGCCACGCCTCGCTCGGCCAGAACCCGTTGCACCACATCATATTCCGCAACGTGCGTACGCACCGCATCCTGCTGCTCGACCGGTAGTTCCTCCCATTCACGCAACTGGCTGCCGATAGGCTGGTGAGGCACCATCGCGAAATCCATCGGTCCGCGGGGGCTGCCCGCAGCGGGGGCCGAGGTGGTGTGGAGATCTGGAGCACCGATCCCTGGTTGGGGTGCTGCGGCACCGAATGGCGCGCCGATCAGAGCGTCACCGAGAACGAGGGCACCGTCGTCGGGATGACCCGCGATGGGCTGCGGGCCGCTGCCCGGGCCGTACACGATCACGAGCCATGCCCGAGCCTCGGCGAAGACATGCTGTTCCAAAGGTTGATCGATCCGAGTTTCTGGATCGTAAACCCACAGCGCCCCGCCGCGATTGTGCATCACGATGACATGGGCACCGAATCCCCGCGCATCGACACCGAAATGCGCACCCACCACAAGACTCAACGAACCAGGACCGAGCATACGAAGCCGGCCGACGGCCGGAACGAGAGTACTGAACGGTTGCAGTCGCGCACCGGCACCGAACTCGAACTGGGGGCCAGTCATACCGGACAACCCGACCGACACCCCCGGTGACCGAATCCCAGCAGCGGGATTCAACCCGGCGGCATACTCGAGGGCCCGCACTCCGCAACCCCCTGGCGACGGCCGGATCGGACCACCGACACCGGAACCCGAACCAGAGACCACCGGACCGACCGGCCGCGAGCCCGCAATACCACCGGGATGAACGCTACTGCCGTCGATATTCCGTCCGCCAACCACGCGCGCCGGACGCGGCCC
This genomic stretch from Nocardia brasiliensis ATCC 700358 harbors:
- a CDS encoding helix-turn-helix transcriptional regulator, with translation MTDVLDVRAVRKARRAELGTFLKSRRAKISPDDVGLPPGPRRRTPGLRREEVAQLSGIGVTWYTWLEQGRQINVSVQVLDAVARTLALDDAERAHLYRLAEVPTVPNAHTNSALPEEMQTILDHLVPLPAALLSARYDMLAYNAAYEALCPGFLVGERNVARLVFMTPQCCNTYRHSWDDLRRMVAYLRGAYAKNLDDPSWQQFIEEMCTESADFATLWARNDVAVPNKRIKQIRHLAVGDLEMFVTSMSLPAVQGAWVQIYTPTDETQWAQLHALLAMSKEEQQRPWIEHRERYHAPAAAG